From the genome of Halobacteriovorax marinus SJ:
TATGGAGTGCTCTTAAGAAAGATCCGGCCTTTCAATTTAATAGAAAACAAAACTCACAAGTTCTTAGTAAGTTCTATCAACTTGGATCTATGATTTCAGCAAAAGAAAAGAAATGTCAGGTGAAGATTTACATTAGAAAGAGGGCCAATGAAAAAGAGATTTCAATTAACCCTGTTTTAAAATTAGATAATAAAGTTATTGAGTTATACGAAGGCAATACGGCACTACTTATGCCAGCAGAAGCCCCGGCGCAGTAAAGACAATATAGCCAATAGAAAAGTATAGACCTGTTCTATGAAAACCTTTTCCATTACTCATCTTAGAAGTTATAGGAAGGTTTTCAAACTTAAAGCCAACGACTTCTAAATAAAGTCTCACGACCGCTAATGTGAGAAAAACAATTTGTATAGTTTGATTGCTTGGATCGTTAAAAACAGTTAAAATATCCATTTAATCCTCCTTAGGTCGTAGATGGAAGCAATTAAGCTCACTAAACTAATCGGTAACTCTGAAGAAAGCTTTTATCAGCTCGGTTTAAAAGATCGTGATGGGCACACTTTTCTGCTAAATCACATGCAAAGTGTTCTCTCCCTAGGGATTCCAAAAATTGACAAGATCCTTCGGGAAATTGCAGGTAATTTCTTTGACTCTCAACAAGAGAAGAACTCTCTCTATGAAGCTTGGCTTAGTAATTATGCTAATGGATTGGGAATTAGCACTAGGGAGTTAGTATTTACTCTCCTATTACCTGAGTTAAGTTCTTGCCTAAGTAAGTGGGTCCCATCACTAAGCAGTGCAATGCTTGGTTGCTCTAGCTTTTTTTTCTGGGACGATAAAGATCAATCACCCGTTCACGGTCGTATCTTAGACTTTCCGTTGGTAAGTAGTTTTGATAAGTATGAGAGAACAATTCTCTATCAATTTGAGAACCTTCCAAAGGTTTACTCATTTGGAAGTACAGGCTTTCCCTTTGCTAGTATTACTTCGATGAATGAATTCGGAGTCACGCTAGCTCTACATCAAAAGTTTACCGACGTACTTAATATCCATGGGCGGTCAGTCTTTGATATAGGCAATGAATTAATCTTCAATGTGAAAACAATGGAAGATGCTCTTGAAATACTAGAGCAGGCCCAGTCCATAACTACTTGGTGTTTTAATATGACTTTTCCCGACGGAAGATGGCTAAGTGCAGATCTGATGGGAGATAAATTACACTATGAAACAGGAGTCATTGAAAAGGGAAGTATTACCTACTTTAACAATGATCTCTTAGACTCAAATTTAAAGACAAGTGACTACCACCCCTATGCTATTGCTCCTCACAATCAAATGAGAAAAAATTCTGGGGAATCAAAAATTAAGAAGCTAGAAAAAAAGAAATCTCTAAGCTCATTTGATGTCTTAAAGGCCATGGGAACTCCAAATAAGGAAGCCTTTGCCCTTGGAGATAAGTGGTGTTTAGATACTCTCACGCCTTCCTCAGTGCAAGTTCTCGCTCTGTGTCCACAAAGAGCGAAGGCCCTCTCAATTGCAGGAGAGGCCCCAAAAGTCTTTGTAGGCGCATACGAGGAACATTTAGATATTTGGGAAGACCCGCAAATAAAACTTATAAAGAAAAAGATCAATAATAATGCGAGTGAATATAAAGAAGGTTTGAGTGAGTATATGCTTGCTCAAGTTGCTTTTGATCACAAAGACTTTACCTTGGCCTATCACCATATACAGATGGCCCATGATCTTTTGGCCCAAACAAAGTGGGAAGTCATTAGCGAGTTCTACTTTCTAGTTTTTCAGTTTATGAAAGAGAAACACAAAAAGGTTCGCGCAACTCTCCTAGACCAATTTCAAGTTCTCTTGCCTGACTTACCTGAAGTGCTACAAGATCATGCATGGCTATTTATTGCTCGTCTGGAGAGAATTCTACATAAGAGTACGCGAGTAAGTGAAAAGGATATTAAGCATCCTGCACTAAAGAAAGTCTTAGAGCTTGAGAGTAAAATCCCTACTCTTATTCTACATCCAACGATTACCCTACTCATGGCACCACGACTAGATCTCGTTGATATAATCTATCCACTCTCTTAATTCTTAACAGGCGAATCAACTCTCTTGAGCTGTCCATCAATTTCTTTTAGAGAATCTTCTAGGAGTTTAATTCGTTTATTTGTGTTTTCCTGGTACTCAACAAATTTGTCGATGAGTTTTTCGACTTTTTCTTGGTCCACAAATTCGATATCCCGCTTAAGTTGCGCCAACTCTTCACTCCTAAGGGAATTTAAATCATTTTGAATTTTCTTTTGATTTTCTTGAATTTCTTTAATGATCTTAGTGGCACTATCACGACCCTTTAGGTCTTTAATGGTTTTCTCGAGACTCTTTAAATTCTGGTCTACTTTTACGATATGAGACTCAATCGAATTAATACGCTCCAGCTTATTATAGCCAGCGTTTTCTTTTACTTGAAACTCTTGTCCAAAAGAGAGTTGTACCACTAAAAAGAGAATAATAAATTTCAAAATACATCCACTGCTAAAGTTCTAACTCAAAAGGAAGTTCTATTCCACGGGAGAAGAGTTCCTCTGTTTCAATATCATCATAACAATCAACTTTTTCCAAGACAAATCGCCCACTCTCTAGAAATGTCTCACCAGCAAATTCAATATTTTTAAAAGATATCACCTCATAGGTATTACCATCCACATGACGGGCACTGAATTGGCTCGTAAGCTTGATGACTTTATCGGGAGAAAAGCGGTAGCGAACATAGGACTTAAAATCATTCTTTAAAAGACCTCTATTATTTGAATTCGAGCCATCTTCAAAGTAAATATCTTGGTAATGATAATTTGAGTCTCCCTTATACAGAACAGCTGTATGAACAACATACTCCTCCTCATCCACAGAGATAAAGAAGAGAGGATTCTCTGACAAATTAATGACCGAATAATTTCTATAACTATTTTCAAGATAGGTATTATTATACGCGACTGTTTGATAACAACCTGCGATCTCTCTCCACTCTAGGGCATGTGCTTGCATCCCAAACATAGTGAGAATAAAACTTAAAGTGCAGACCCGAAACATACTCTAACTCCTAGGTAAGAATATTTAATTTCTTCTTCTGAGACTCCAAGGAATTTTCTAGATAAATATGATCCTCTTCACTCTCGAGAAGATGGTCTTTTTGAAGGTTCTCCTTAGCTGTATTTAACTCGCTGGCACTGGCACTAAGCTCAATGGGCTCGTCGTCAGGAAAACTAACGGGGGGATGATCTAATGGGAATAGAATCTTCACATTTAAGGCCATATATCATTATACTCCCCCAACTCTTAATGAATTGAGAGAGAATGTGAAAATTCTTTAATAATAAGGACTTACTAGATATTACTTAAATTAAGAAGCGGATCACCCTGTAAGTGATACCAAATAAGGTTTTCGAGCGCAGCTTCTCTATCATCAATATTTTCAAGAAGATAGGTCTGACCTTCAAAAATAACGTCAATCAGGCGCCTCATATTATTTTCACTTACCGCCTTATTAATTCCGATGGCCATAATTGCAGGAGGGTCCCAACTAATATCGACACTGCCGCCGTAGTAGGCCACGGCGCCAGAGTTCTGGCCATATCCTCGAATAAACATCTCCCCCATTCTACCTTCATTGCTATAGCGCCCATTTTGGCAAGCAACATCTATAACCACTGGCTTGACCTGCTCGCTACCAACTCCCTCTAAATCAGAGACGAGAAACTCTCTCCCATAGACAGATGGCCACTCAAAACCTGTTCCATGCCCAATATAATTTAGCCATATACTTCCCTCTTCGAGTTGAGAGACAATATTATCTGCACTGCCACTACTCTGTCCTTGGAAAAACTCATGGGACTTCCAAGAGAATTTTTCTTTGAGAGGGCGATGCATTTCACGAACGTATTCAACATCATCGGGGGCACTCCCCTCATCTGAAGCGATAGCAATCATTGAGCTCGAACCTGTCTTACTTGCCCATGACTTATTTTCAAATTCAATTGTCTTATTGATTACAGACTCGAGTTCTTCAGTTGAAGAGACAGAGAGTCTTGCGTAGAGAACATCTGGAATCACGTCTTCTTCACCGTCCATTGTGTAGTAGAAAATATCTGTAGGAGTTCTCGAATCAAATTGAGTCGCAGTGTAGTGAGTAGGAAACTCTTCCTCATGGCCTATGATCAATGCATAAGAAAATTTCTCACTTTTATAAAGATTGTGAATATATTCTTTTACTAGTGCACTATCGTGACCAATATCTTCTAGTGCATGTAATCTGACTTTAAAGCCTTCGCTCTCTCTTAATTCTACTAATCGAGCTAGTGACTGTTGATACTTTCTCTTTGAAAAAATATGATAATTCTTATCACTTGCTTTTAGAGAAAAAGTTTTAAGCTCACTCTTTGAGGTTATTGAAACTTCCCCCTTAAGTACCACTCTTGTTCCCTGAGCATGATTATAGGCAAAGGGATAGATTGATATTCGAGTAATCTCTTTGCCTTTAAAGACACCTAGAGATTCTTTAAAGACGTGAACTAGTTCACTCTTATTGTAGGATTCATCGTTATAGTCAGCTGAAAACTTCCACGGAACAACTTCACAGCGACAAGGCATTTTCTGCGCTGGAGTTGGAATGAGGTTATCAATAACCTCAACCTTCAATGCACTTAACTCAACTTTAAAATCTTTGGGTGATCCTTCAAAGAGAATTGACTTAAAAGGAAGCGAGGCCTCTCCTACGCTCTTTGAATTGAACCAATTTTCTAAATTAATCTCTTTAAAAGAATATGGTCTCTCCAACTTAGACTCAGTTATCACCAGATCAGATTTTTTGAAATTCCAATTTAAACTTGTAGTACGGGCTGACTTTCTTACCTGGGTCAACTCAACTTGTGCCAAGGTAGGCAGTGCAAAGAGTAGTAGCACTGTCGTCCACATAGACTTCGTCATATTTCTTCCTTTGATAAGGGTATAAATACAACTCGGATGAATGAAAGTTCCCCCTAAGCCAGGTGCCCCAGTGAGCACAAAAAAGGCAGAATCTTCCAAAGTTTTTCACAAGTTCTATGACGCAAGGCAATCTATAAGGTTAAAATTAAAGAAAATATTACAGATTCTTAAATTTCTGAGGATTTTTAGGAAATCCTAACTGACATTATCAAATATTCCATGATAAATAGGCCTAACAACAAAATTATAACTTATTGAATTGTTTTATATTTATAAATCTAGGAGACAACACATGTTTACAATGAAGAATTCAACACTTCTTCTTGCGCTTCTTACGACGTTATTCGTGGGATGTGTAAAGGAAGACAAGCTTGGTTCGGCCAACAACCCGGTTAAGCTCTACTTTACACCTTCAGTTGACGCCGACACTATTGCGTCTAACTCTCAAGAATTTATTCAATTCTTAGAAAAAGAAACTGGTCTTTTCTTTAAGACAGGTATTCCAACAAATTACATCGCAGTAGTTGAAGCTTTCGGTTCAAAGAGAGCTGACATTGGTGTTATGAATTCATTTGGTTACATCCTAGCACACCAAAAATACGGAGCAACTGCAAAGCTAAGAGTTCTTCGTTATGGACACGACTACTACCAAGGTCAAATTATTGCTCACGTTGATAGTGGAATCACTTCTGCAAAAGACTTACAAGGTAAGAAGTTTGCTTTCACTGATCCATCATCAACTTCTGGATATATGTTCCCACTTAAAATTATTAAGGATAACAACGTAGAGCTTTCAAATACAACATTTGGAATTAAGCACGACAACGTTGTAACTATGGTTTACCAAAAGCAAGTTGATGCTGGTGCGACTTACTACTCTGCTCCTTCTGAAGATGGAACAATTAGAGACGCAAGATCAAGAGTAAAAACTCAATTCCCAGATGTTGAAGACAAAGTAAAAATTGTAACAATTACTGAGAAAATCCCAAATGACCCATTTGTTTTTAGAAAAGACTTAGACCCAGCGATTACGACAAAGTTCATCTCTGCTGTTAAGAAATTCTTAGGAACAGAAGCAGGACAAAAGATCTTCAAGAACATTTATAGTGTTGAAGGTTTAGTAGATACAACTGATGCTGATTACGATGGACTTAGAGCTATGATTAAGTCTGTTGGAATTGATATTGAATCAAAACTTAAATAATAAACGGAAGACACGAAATGCTTAATGTTAAAGATTTGCATAAGAAATACCCAAATGGAACACACGCTCTTAAGGGTGTTTCATTTGATGTAACACCAGGTGAGTTCTTAGTAGTAATTGGACTTTCTGGGTCAGGAAAATCAACTCTCCTTAGATGTCTAAATAGACTTCATGAGCCAAGTCACGGATCAATCTCTTTTGAAGGAAGTGATATTACTCACATCAAAGGTCAGCCTTTAAGAAACCTAAGATCAAATATTGGGATGATTTTTCAACACTTCAACCTAATTCCAAGAAAGACAGTTATGACAAATGTTCTCTCTGGTACACTTTCTAGAACGGGAGTTTTTAAATCTATCTTCGGTATCTTCTCTGAAGAAGACAGAGAAAAGGCCAAGAGATTTATCAAAATCGTAGGTCTTGAAGGAAAAGAAAATCAAAGAGCAGACAATCTTTCTGGTGGTCAACAGCAGAGGGTTGCAATTGCTAGAGCACTAATGCAAAACCCAAAAGTTCTTCTTGCCGATGAGCCTGTAGCGTCACTTGACCCTGCAACTTCACACTCGGTTATGCAATACCTTAAAAAAGTTAATGAAGAACTAGGTGTAACAGTTATCTGTAACCTCCACTTCTTATCACTTGTTAGACAGTACGCTTCAAGAGTTATTGCGCTAAAAGGTGGAAAGTTAATATATGAGGGTCAACCTTTAGATATTGACGAGAACTGGTTTAAAACAATCTACGGTGAAGAAGCTGTAGAAGTGACAATTGACTAAGTAGAGGGAAAGATATGTCGACGTTAACACAAGAAATTATCCCAGGTGAAAATAAAGGCCAAGGCCTAAAGAAAGTGAAGAAAGTAGCAAAAGCATATGCTATTGACCTCTTCCTTTGGTCTTATTTAATTCTAGCTTCATGGAAAATTGTCTATGAGAAAATTGTTATTGGCGCTAGATATGCTGAGTTCACTTGGAACCAACCACTAATAGCTATTGGTTTAGGAGCCGTTGTTGCTCTTGGACTATTTTTTACAAGAATTTCAATTGGGAAAGCTGTTTCAGGACTTTATGAATCAAGACCAGAGAAAACAGTTCTTTCAGAGCCATTTACAATCTTAGGATATGTTCTACTTGTAATTACATTTATTTCTGGGATCTTTATCTCACAAGTAAGTATTACTGAGTTCTTATCTCAAAGTGGTCTTCACGGTGCGAGAAGAATCTTTACAGCTCTTTTCAATCCTAACTTTGCTATTATTGAAGATGCTCTATTTGCAGCAATCGAGACTATTTATATGGCCTTTATTGCAACAATCGTAGCACTTCCAATAGCATTCTTATTGGCATTCTTTGCTGCAAGAAACCTTATGAACGGATCTAAACTTACTATGGCAATCTATAGTATTGTAAGATTCTTCTTAAACGTTTCAAGATCAATTGAGCCACTTGTATGGGCGATCATCTTCTCTGTTTGGGTTGGAATCGGGCCATTTGCAGGTATGTTAGCGCTTTGCTTACACTCAATTTCATCTCTATCTAAGCTTTACTCAGAGCAGATTGAGAATATCTCTAACGGACCAATCGAAGCAATGACAGCGACAGGTGCACACCCAATTCAAGTTATCTGGTTTGGTGTTGTTCCTCAGATTGTTCTTCCTTACCTTTCTTTTACAATCTATCGTTGGGATATCAACGTTAGAATGGCAACAGTAATTGGTCTCGTAGGAGGCGGTGGTATTGGTACAATGCTTATGCAATACCAAGGTCTAGCAAAATGGAACGAAGTAGGACTACTCGTTATCATTATCGCGGCCATCGTTTGGATTATGGATTACCTTTCTTCTAAAATTAGAGAGGCGATTAAATAATCAAATTCTAAAATTTTAATAAGAGAAGGCCCTAGTAATTAGGGCCTTTTTTATTTCTTAATAAGAGATCTATAAGACTTAGATTGAATAACCTTCTTTAACTGCTCATTGAAATCTTTCAAATCAATTTTATCTTTCTTCTTAAATGCAAAGCCAACATCCATTGCTTTCTTTGCCTCTAAAATAGATTTAATTTCAATCTTGAATTTTGAGGCTATAAAGTGTGCGACTTTCTTTGGCATAATTGCAGCGGCTACCACACCGCTGGCCAATGCCTTCATACACTTCTCCTTAGTTTCCATATAAACCATACGAATAGGAATCTTAGAGAGGTTTACAATTTCATATTCTAAATTGGAATCTTTATCCCCACATACTACTCGCGCGCCCAAGTGTTTTAATTTCTCTATTTTGCTATTGGCGAGAACGATGAGGGCAGACTTTCGAGTGTATAGAGTGTCGGAGAATTTGAAAATTTTTAATCTACTTGGCGTCTTCTCCATCCCAATTAAACAATCAATACCACTTGTATGATAGAGCTCAGAAACTAAATTATCCCACTTATCTGATGAGAGAGTAATTTTATGAGGACCAATTTCATTGAATATTTGAACAAGTTCCACATCAAGGCCTTTCATTTCTCTCTTCTCTAGGTATTGAAAGGGAGCATAACCCTCTGCCATCGAACATTTGAACTCTTTAGTAAGAGCTGGAGTAGAAAGGATAAGAAGGAATAGGGCCAAGATGTTGAAATGCATAAGCTAAGTCTAAACTAAAAGAGATTAGCTTCCAAGTTAGTGTCACTCTTGCCGCCAACGCAGTGTCCCAATGACACCAGTTCAATTTGATACTGAACTCCGGACGTAATATTAATGACTTATGTTGTTTCATAGTAAATGAAATTTGGCATGGCACTTGTAATATAAATAACAAACAGATCAAAGGAGTTGGTCGATAATAGCGGAAAAGGAAGTTCGCGAAGGAAATCCCAAAGACTGGGGGCCTAAGGAGCACGCTATGGAAGTTTTAAAAGCTATATTATTTACGACAGTAGTTATCTTTGCTGCAACTGAAATGTCACACGCTAAGATTGAAAAGATCTCAGTAAAGAGAGTCAGCCCAATTACTAAGGCCGCTGGTTTCCAAACGTTTCACGGAAAAATCCTAAGAGCAGGTGATCTAGAAAACTCTGCACATAGAATTGTAAATGCTGCTGAAGTTATTAAAAAAGATTTTATAGAGATGAAAGATGGAGAAATCTTTTATCCAGAAGAAATAGAGTATGTATTTCAGGTAAAAGGTCCTGGTCATACTTCAAAAGCTCCAAAAGAAGATGAGAGAGCACCACAAGATAACGATTCAAATTAATCTTCAACCTAATCCTTGAAGTAAATTGCCAAAGAAGGCCGAAGTTAATTCTTCGGCCTTTTTTTTTTTAATGTAATTGATTTGAGTTATTCTCGCTTTCTTGATTAGCGACAAGAGGAATACTTTCTTCATTAGCTACAATAGAAACACTATCCACTTCTTCCATTGAGTTTTCAAAGTAACTTCTTAGGAAAGGAAGTTTAGCTAGAAGTCTCCATGAGTCTCTCTGAATCTCTAAGAGAGAAGGCAGAGCAAAGAGAGTTAAACAAGTTGCAAATAATAATCCCCACCCCATAGAAAGAGCTAAAGGCCTTGTAAAGCCACTATCTCCACCTATTCCATAGGCCATAGGAAAGACACCACCTAAGGTTGTAATTGAAGTAAGAATGATGGCCCTAAAACGACTGACAGCACCACTTAGAATATCTTCACGAGTTAGAAACCAGAGTTTAGATTTCTTTGAGTTTATAGTCGTCACCATAATCAATGAGTCATTAACAACAACACCGGCCATTCCCATAACACCTACCATTCCCATAACGTCGATAGGTAGAGAGTGGAAATAAAATGCCCAAACAATACCAATGAGACCAAAAGGAATTGCAGTTGCAATTATGAGAGGTTGAACAAAGGATTTCAAGATCAGAGCGAGAACAAAGAGAATGAGGAAAATACATGTAATCAACATAGATGACATTGCTTTAGAGTTTTTGGCTTCTTGAAGGTCGGCATCTTCTAGAGCAAAGCTAAGTCCTGGAACACTACTTTTAATTTCAGGAAATTTCTCTTTTACATGATCAGCAATCTTCTCTTTCTTTAAAACTTTCTCGTCATAGGTTAAATCAAAATTCAAGGCCCTCTTTCCATCTTCATGATGAATCTCTTTAAGAGAAGTCACCTTCTTCCACTCTCCAATGTTCTTGAGTTTAATAATCTGACCGTTTCCAATATTAATAGAGAGATTTCCTAATTCATTGAAAGATAATTTCTTTCCGTCATTAATATAACCATAGATATTAACGACCTCTCCGTCATGACGATATTCTTTGATATGAGACTTTCTAATAAACCCTTGAACCTTAGAACTTAAATCAATTGGGTCTATACCATAGCTATAGAGAACTTCTTTATTTGGTATGAACATCCAAGTTGTAGCAACAAGTCCAGGGTCAATATAAACTTCTTTAATTCCTTCGATTGTAGAGAAAACCTTCTTCACTTCATCAATAACAAATTGATCTCTGAGCTTTCCTTCAATGAAAGTTGAGAGTTTAAATGTGTTTTCTTTCTTATCGTCATATCCTTCTTTGGCAGATTTAACACTTAAGACCTCAAAATCATCTGTTTTAAGGGCGGGTAACTTCTGCTCAAGTAACTTAATAATCTCTTCTTTTGATTCGAGAGCGAGATCATCAGTTTGAGAAAACCTTATATTAATTCCACCATAGCGGTAACCTATTTGCTCAACACCATTATACCAATTGCGTCCAATCTGAGTTGTGACATAAGCATACTTATCTTTAT
Proteins encoded in this window:
- a CDS encoding C25 family cysteine peptidase → MTKSMWTTVLLLFALPTLAQVELTQVRKSARTTSLNWNFKKSDLVITESKLERPYSFKEINLENWFNSKSVGEASLPFKSILFEGSPKDFKVELSALKVEVIDNLIPTPAQKMPCRCEVVPWKFSADYNDESYNKSELVHVFKESLGVFKGKEITRISIYPFAYNHAQGTRVVLKGEVSITSKSELKTFSLKASDKNYHIFSKRKYQQSLARLVELRESEGFKVRLHALEDIGHDSALVKEYIHNLYKSEKFSYALIIGHEEEFPTHYTATQFDSRTPTDIFYYTMDGEEDVIPDVLYARLSVSSTEELESVINKTIEFENKSWASKTGSSSMIAIASDEGSAPDDVEYVREMHRPLKEKFSWKSHEFFQGQSSGSADNIVSQLEEGSIWLNYIGHGTGFEWPSVYGREFLVSDLEGVGSEQVKPVVIDVACQNGRYSNEGRMGEMFIRGYGQNSGAVAYYGGSVDISWDPPAIMAIGINKAVSENNMRRLIDVIFEGQTYLLENIDDREAALENLIWYHLQGDPLLNLSNI
- a CDS encoding phosphate/phosphite/phosphonate ABC transporter substrate-binding protein — its product is MFTMKNSTLLLALLTTLFVGCVKEDKLGSANNPVKLYFTPSVDADTIASNSQEFIQFLEKETGLFFKTGIPTNYIAVVEAFGSKRADIGVMNSFGYILAHQKYGATAKLRVLRYGHDYYQGQIIAHVDSGITSAKDLQGKKFAFTDPSSTSGYMFPLKIIKDNNVELSNTTFGIKHDNVVTMVYQKQVDAGATYYSAPSEDGTIRDARSRVKTQFPDVEDKVKIVTITEKIPNDPFVFRKDLDPAITTKFISAVKKFLGTEAGQKIFKNIYSVEGLVDTTDADYDGLRAMIKSVGIDIESKLK
- a CDS encoding C45 family peptidase — translated: MEAIKLTKLIGNSEESFYQLGLKDRDGHTFLLNHMQSVLSLGIPKIDKILREIAGNFFDSQQEKNSLYEAWLSNYANGLGISTRELVFTLLLPELSSCLSKWVPSLSSAMLGCSSFFFWDDKDQSPVHGRILDFPLVSSFDKYERTILYQFENLPKVYSFGSTGFPFASITSMNEFGVTLALHQKFTDVLNIHGRSVFDIGNELIFNVKTMEDALEILEQAQSITTWCFNMTFPDGRWLSADLMGDKLHYETGVIEKGSITYFNNDLLDSNLKTSDYHPYAIAPHNQMRKNSGESKIKKLEKKKSLSSFDVLKAMGTPNKEAFALGDKWCLDTLTPSSVQVLALCPQRAKALSIAGEAPKVFVGAYEEHLDIWEDPQIKLIKKKINNNASEYKEGLSEYMLAQVAFDHKDFTLAYHHIQMAHDLLAQTKWEVISEFYFLVFQFMKEKHKKVRATLLDQFQVLLPDLPEVLQDHAWLFIARLERILHKSTRVSEKDIKHPALKKVLELESKIPTLILHPTITLLMAPRLDLVDIIYPLS
- a CDS encoding transporter substrate-binding domain-containing protein, which produces MHFNILALFLLILSTPALTKEFKCSMAEGYAPFQYLEKREMKGLDVELVQIFNEIGPHKITLSSDKWDNLVSELYHTSGIDCLIGMEKTPSRLKIFKFSDTLYTRKSALIVLANSKIEKLKHLGARVVCGDKDSNLEYEIVNLSKIPIRMVYMETKEKCMKALASGVVAAAIMPKKVAHFIASKFKIEIKSILEAKKAMDVGFAFKKKDKIDLKDFNEQLKKVIQSKSYRSLIKK
- the phnC gene encoding phosphonate ABC transporter ATP-binding protein, giving the protein MLNVKDLHKKYPNGTHALKGVSFDVTPGEFLVVIGLSGSGKSTLLRCLNRLHEPSHGSISFEGSDITHIKGQPLRNLRSNIGMIFQHFNLIPRKTVMTNVLSGTLSRTGVFKSIFGIFSEEDREKAKRFIKIVGLEGKENQRADNLSGGQQQRVAIARALMQNPKVLLADEPVASLDPATSHSVMQYLKKVNEELGVTVICNLHFLSLVRQYASRVIALKGGKLIYEGQPLDIDENWFKTIYGEEAVEVTID
- the phnE gene encoding phosphonate ABC transporter, permease protein PhnE, yielding MSTLTQEIIPGENKGQGLKKVKKVAKAYAIDLFLWSYLILASWKIVYEKIVIGARYAEFTWNQPLIAIGLGAVVALGLFFTRISIGKAVSGLYESRPEKTVLSEPFTILGYVLLVITFISGIFISQVSITEFLSQSGLHGARRIFTALFNPNFAIIEDALFAAIETIYMAFIATIVALPIAFLLAFFAARNLMNGSKLTMAIYSIVRFFLNVSRSIEPLVWAIIFSVWVGIGPFAGMLALCLHSISSLSKLYSEQIENISNGPIEAMTATGAHPIQVIWFGVVPQIVLPYLSFTIYRWDINVRMATVIGLVGGGGIGTMLMQYQGLAKWNEVGLLVIIIAAIVWIMDYLSSKIREAIK